A single window of Ignavibacteriota bacterium DNA harbors:
- the rplD gene encoding 50S ribosomal protein L4, with protein sequence MNLDVYKIDGSKTGEQISLNDNIFAIEPNDHVIYLSVKAHLANKRQGTHKAKERSEVNGGGKKPWKQKGRGGARAGSSRSPLWVGGGSIFGPKPRNYSQSVNKKVNKLARKSALSYKAKAEQIIIVEDFNFDAPKTKEFLTILKSLNVNGKKTLLLTNDNLENVYKSGRNLNKVQILEAINASTYDLLNNQILLVQKGAIEKIEKILN encoded by the coding sequence ATGAATTTAGATGTTTATAAAATAGATGGCTCAAAAACTGGTGAACAAATCAGTTTGAATGATAATATTTTCGCAATTGAGCCTAACGATCATGTTATTTACTTATCGGTAAAGGCGCATCTTGCTAACAAGAGACAAGGAACTCACAAAGCTAAAGAAAGAAGTGAAGTAAACGGCGGAGGTAAAAAACCTTGGAAACAAAAAGGAAGAGGCGGTGCTCGTGCCGGTTCATCTAGATCACCTTTATGGGTTGGCGGCGGTTCAATATTTGGACCTAAACCAAGAAATTATTCACAGTCAGTAAACAAAAAAGTGAATAAATTGGCGAGAAAATCAGCATTGTCTTACAAAGCCAAAGCTGAACAAATTATTATTGTCGAAGATTTCAATTTTGATGCTCCAAAGACAAAAGAATTTTTAACTATTTTGAAATCTTTGAATGTAAACGGCAAAAAAACATTACTACTTACTAACGATAATTTGGAAAACGTTTATAAGTCAGGTAGAAATTTAAATAAAGTTCAGATTTTAGAAGCAATAAATGCATCAACATACGATCTTTTGAACAATCAGATTTTATTGGTTCAAAAAGGCGCTATTGAAAAAATAGAAAAGATTTTAAATTAA
- the rplC gene encoding 50S ribosomal protein L3: protein MPGLLGKKIGMTNVFSQDGNFLPVTVLEVGPCKIFAKKTIEKDGYKSIQIGFGKRKIKNIANAQKVFYAKIDAEPVQILREFKNYSNIDELNIGDELNTTLFNEGDKVTVTGYTKGKGFQGVMKRHGFGGVGGTTHGQSDRLRAPGSIGASSFPSRVFKGQRMAGRTGNSKKTLKSVKIIKIISDKNLILVKGSIPGAINSLIEINK from the coding sequence ATGCCAGGTTTGTTAGGAAAAAAAATTGGAATGACTAATGTCTTTAGTCAAGATGGTAACTTTTTACCTGTTACAGTTCTTGAGGTTGGTCCTTGTAAAATATTCGCAAAAAAGACTATTGAAAAAGACGGTTATAAGTCAATTCAAATTGGATTTGGAAAAAGAAAAATAAAAAATATTGCAAATGCACAAAAAGTATTTTATGCAAAAATTGATGCTGAGCCTGTTCAAATTTTAAGAGAATTTAAGAATTACTCTAATATCGATGAATTAAATATTGGCGATGAACTTAACACTACCTTGTTTAACGAAGGAGATAAAGTTACTGTTACAGGCTATACCAAAGGAAAAGGTTTTCAAGGTGTAATGAAAAGACATGGATTTGGCGGTGTTGGCGGAACAACTCACGGACAAAGCGACAGATTAAGAGCTCCCGGTTCAATTGGCGCAAGCTCGTTCCCTTCAAGAGTATTTAAGGGACAAAGAATGGCCGGTAGAACTGGAAACAGCAAAAAAACTTTGAAAAGCGTTAAGATTATAAAAATTATTTCAGATAAAAATTTAATTTTGGTAAAAGGTTCAATTCCTGGTGCAATTAACTCTCTAATAGAAATTAATAAGTAA
- the rpsJ gene encoding 30S ribosomal protein S10 translates to MAGQKIRIRLKSYDHILIDKSTDKIIKTVKSTGAVVSGPIPLPTDRTIYTVLRSPHVDKKSRDQFEIRSHKRIIDIHNSNNKTVDSLSKLDIPAGVDIEIKL, encoded by the coding sequence GTGGCTGGACAAAAAATTAGAATAAGATTAAAATCATATGATCATATTTTGATTGATAAATCTACGGATAAAATTATTAAAACTGTTAAAAGTACGGGTGCGGTTGTTTCTGGTCCAATTCCTCTTCCAACCGATAGAACAATATATACAGTTTTAAGATCGCCACACGTTGATAAAAAATCTAGAGATCAGTTTGAAATTAGATCTCATAAAAGAATAATTGATATTCATAACTCAAATAATAAAACCGTCGATTCTTTAAGTAAATTAGATATACCGGCGGGAGTAGATATAGAGATTAAGTTATAA
- the tuf gene encoding elongation factor Tu: MAKEKFDRSKPHVNIGTIGHVDHGKTTLTAAITMSLSKKGLSEKRTFDSIDNAPEERERGITIATAHVEYSTANRHYAHVDCPGHADYVKNMITGAAQMDGAILVVAATDGPMPQTREHILLARQVGVPKIVVFMNKVDMVDDPELIDLVEMELRELLTQYEFPGDDIPIIKGSALKALEASSDDSIPATDERMNCIWELMDAVDSYVPIPARDVDKPFIMPVEDVFSITGRGTVATGRVERGQVRLGEEVELIGLGVHKKTVVTGIEMFRKELDAAMAGDNAGILMRGVDKNEIQRGMVLAKTGSITPHKIFEGEVYILSKEEGGRHTPFFNGYRPQFYFRTTDVTGVATLPEGTEMVMPGDKVNLKVELITEIAMDEGLRFAIREGGRTVGAGLVTKIYQ; encoded by the coding sequence ATGGCAAAAGAAAAATTTGATAGGAGTAAGCCTCACGTCAATATTGGTACTATAGGACATGTTGATCATGGAAAAACTACTCTTACAGCTGCAATTACAATGTCTTTATCAAAAAAAGGTCTTTCAGAAAAAAGAACTTTTGACAGTATTGATAATGCACCTGAAGAAAGAGAAAGGGGTATTACAATTGCAACTGCTCACGTTGAATATTCAACCGCAAATAGACACTATGCACATGTTGATTGTCCTGGTCACGCAGATTATGTAAAGAACATGATCACCGGTGCCGCTCAAATGGACGGAGCAATTCTTGTTGTAGCTGCTACTGATGGACCTATGCCGCAAACTAGAGAACATATTCTATTAGCTCGCCAAGTTGGTGTACCGAAAATTGTTGTTTTTATGAATAAAGTAGACATGGTAGATGACCCAGAATTAATTGATTTAGTTGAAATGGAATTAAGAGAACTTTTGACACAATATGAATTCCCTGGTGATGATATTCCTATTATTAAAGGTTCTGCATTAAAAGCTTTAGAGGCTTCAAGTGACGATTCAATTCCAGCTACAGATGAAAGAATGAATTGTATTTGGGAACTTATGGACGCAGTTGACTCTTATGTTCCAATACCTGCAAGAGACGTTGATAAACCTTTCATTATGCCTGTTGAAGATGTTTTCTCTATTACAGGTAGAGGTACAGTTGCTACCGGAAGAGTTGAAAGAGGACAAGTTAGATTAGGTGAAGAAGTTGAATTGATTGGTCTAGGCGTTCACAAGAAAACAGTTGTTACCGGTATTGAAATGTTCAGAAAAGAATTAGATGCTGCAATGGCTGGTGATAATGCCGGTATTTTAATGCGCGGTGTTGATAAAAATGAAATTCAAAGAGGTATGGTTTTAGCTAAAACTGGTTCAATTACTCCTCATAAAATTTTTGAAGGCGAAGTTTATATTCTTTCAAAAGAAGAAGGTGGAAGACATACTCCTTTCTTTAACGGTTATAGACCTCAATTTTATTTCAGAACCACTGACGTAACAGGAGTTGCTACATTACCTGAAGGAACTGAAATGGTTATGCCTGGCGATAAAGTAAACTTGAAAGTTGAATTAATTACTGAAATTGCTATGGATGAAGGTTTAAGATTCGCTATTCGTGAAGGCGGCAGAACAGTTGGTGCTGGATTAGTAACAAAAATTTATCAATAA
- the fusA gene encoding elongation factor G, translating into MAAKRVEISKVRNIGIMAHIDAGKTTTTERILYYTGRVHKIGEVHDGAATMDWMEQEKERGITITSAATSTEWRGHQINIIDTPGHVDFTVEVERSLRVLDGAIALFCAVGGVEPQSETVWRQADKYKVPRIAFVNKMDRVGADFYHAVDMMKERLGANAVPIALPIGEGDLFAGVIDLVAMKARMYNEDTLGATFEDIEIPTDLMGMTNKYRTLMLEAVSDVDDSLLEKYLEGKEITETEIKNVLRRATIELKIIPVLCGSSFKNKGVQKLLDTVVDFLPSPIDTPEIVAHHMHKDDKVVRKVDEKSKFTALAFKIMTDPYVGKLTFIRVYTGILKAGSYVYNSVSDRKERVGRILEMHANHRVDIDEVRAGDIAAFVGLKNTRTGDTLCSEDDPVMLEKMAFPEPVIQIAIEPKTKADQDKLSEALQKLSDEDPTFKVNVDDETNQTLISGMGELHLEILVDRMKREFKVDANVGKPQVAYRETISSTVQAEGKFVKQSGGRGKYGHVWLEVSPNEAGKGFEFENAIVGGVVPKEYINPVLNGVQEAMKNGVLAGYQVVDVKVKLFDGSYHDVDSDEISFKVAGSMGFKAAAKKANPVILEPLMSVEVTTPEEYLGDVMGDLNSRRGKIEGFISRKDAQVIKATAPLAEMFGYATTVRSMTQGRAIYTMQFSRYSEVPKSVAQEIIEKTQSKKNTAS; encoded by the coding sequence ATGGCTGCAAAAAGAGTAGAAATATCGAAAGTTAGAAATATTGGCATCATGGCTCACATTGACGCCGGTAAAACTACAACAACAGAAAGAATACTATACTATACCGGTAGAGTTCATAAAATTGGAGAAGTACATGATGGCGCTGCAACAATGGACTGGATGGAGCAGGAAAAAGAACGTGGTATTACTATAACAAGTGCCGCGACTTCAACAGAATGGAGAGGGCATCAAATTAATATTATTGATACACCTGGCCACGTAGATTTTACAGTTGAAGTTGAAAGATCATTAAGAGTTTTAGATGGAGCTATTGCTTTGTTCTGTGCCGTTGGAGGTGTTGAACCGCAATCAGAAACTGTATGGAGACAAGCTGATAAATACAAAGTACCCAGAATAGCATTTGTTAATAAAATGGATAGAGTCGGTGCAGATTTTTATCATGCGGTTGATATGATGAAAGAAAGGCTGGGAGCTAATGCAGTTCCAATCGCTCTGCCAATTGGCGAAGGAGATTTGTTCGCTGGAGTTATTGATTTGGTAGCAATGAAAGCCAGAATGTATAATGAGGATACTTTAGGTGCAACATTTGAAGATATTGAAATACCTACCGATTTAATGGGTATGACAAATAAATATAGAACTTTAATGCTTGAAGCAGTTTCAGACGTTGATGATTCATTGCTTGAAAAATATCTTGAAGGAAAAGAAATTACTGAAACTGAAATTAAAAATGTTTTAAGACGCGCTACAATTGAATTAAAGATAATTCCAGTATTATGTGGTTCATCTTTTAAAAATAAAGGAGTTCAAAAATTGTTAGATACGGTGGTTGACTTTTTACCATCACCAATTGATACTCCGGAAATAGTTGCGCATCATATGCATAAAGATGATAAAGTTGTAAGAAAAGTTGATGAAAAATCGAAATTTACTGCTCTGGCTTTTAAAATAATGACTGATCCTTATGTTGGAAAGTTAACATTTATAAGAGTTTATACAGGTATATTAAAAGCCGGATCATATGTATATAATTCTGTAAGTGATAGAAAAGAAAGAGTTGGTAGAATTTTAGAAATGCATGCAAATCATAGAGTAGATATTGACGAAGTAAGAGCCGGTGACATCGCTGCATTTGTTGGACTTAAAAATACAAGAACCGGAGATACATTATGCTCTGAAGATGATCCGGTTATGCTTGAAAAAATGGCATTTCCTGAACCTGTAATTCAAATTGCCATTGAACCAAAAACAAAAGCCGATCAAGATAAATTATCGGAAGCATTGCAAAAATTATCAGATGAAGATCCAACATTTAAAGTTAATGTTGATGATGAAACAAACCAGACTCTTATTAGCGGTATGGGCGAGTTGCATTTGGAAATTCTAGTTGACAGAATGAAAAGAGAATTTAAGGTTGATGCAAATGTTGGTAAACCGCAAGTAGCTTATAGAGAAACAATTTCTTCTACTGTTCAGGCAGAAGGTAAATTTGTAAAACAAAGCGGCGGTAGAGGTAAATACGGTCACGTTTGGCTCGAAGTTTCACCTAATGAAGCCGGAAAAGGTTTTGAATTTGAAAACGCTATTGTTGGTGGTGTTGTACCAAAAGAATATATAAATCCTGTTCTTAATGGTGTACAAGAAGCAATGAAAAATGGTGTATTAGCTGGTTATCAAGTAGTGGATGTTAAAGTTAAATTGTTTGATGGTTCTTATCATGATGTGGATTCTGATGAAATTTCTTTCAAAGTTGCCGGATCCATGGGATTTAAGGCCGCCGCGAAAAAAGCAAATCCAGTAATTCTTGAACCATTAATGAGTGTTGAAGTAACAACACCTGAAGAATATTTGGGTGATGTAATGGGCGATCTTAATTCAAGACGAGGGAAAATAGAAGGATTTATATCCAGAAAAGATGCCCAAGTTATTAAAGCAACTGCTCCTTTGGCCGAAATGTTTGGATATGCAACAACAGTTAGATCAATGACTCAAGGAAGAGCAATTTATACGATGCAATTTTCAAGATATTCTGAAGTGCCTAAATCGGTTGCTCAAGAAATTATAGAAAAAACACAATCAAAAAAAAATACTGCAAGTTAA
- the rpsG gene encoding 30S ribosomal protein S7 encodes MRKRRAEKRYIKPDPKYNDLLVAKFINYIMWDGKKTVARKVVYGSFELLEEKTKKPALEVFKKAVSNVQPYVEVRSRRVGGATYQVPMEVRPERRVALAFRWLKNYSRDRKDKTMTAKLAAELLAASNGEGSAVKKKEDVHRMADANKAFAHFKW; translated from the coding sequence ATGAGAAAAAGACGCGCAGAAAAAAGATACATTAAACCAGATCCTAAGTATAATGATTTATTGGTTGCTAAATTTATTAATTACATTATGTGGGATGGTAAAAAAACTGTTGCCCGAAAAGTTGTATATGGAAGTTTTGAACTATTAGAAGAAAAGACAAAAAAACCTGCTTTGGAAGTTTTTAAGAAAGCGGTATCAAATGTTCAACCTTATGTTGAGGTTAGAAGTAGAAGAGTTGGTGGTGCAACTTATCAGGTTCCTATGGAAGTTAGACCTGAACGAAGAGTTGCTTTAGCATTCAGATGGTTGAAAAATTATTCAAGAGATAGAAAAGACAAAACAATGACAGCAAAATTAGCTGCCGAATTATTAGCAGCCTCTAATGGTGAAGGTTCTGCTGTAAAGAAAAAAGAAGATGTTCATAGAATGGCTGATGCAAATAAAGCATTTGCACATTTCAAATGGTAA
- a CDS encoding 30S ribosomal protein S12 — translation MPTISQLVRKGRTQILAKNKAPALNACPQKRGVCTRVYTTTPKKPNSALRKVARVRLTNGNEVTAYIPGEGHNLQEHSIVLIRGGRIKDLPGVRYHIIRGALDTSGVDERKKGRSKYGTKKPKAK, via the coding sequence GTGCCAACAATAAGTCAGTTGGTTAGAAAAGGTAGAACACAAATTCTTGCAAAAAATAAGGCACCAGCATTAAATGCCTGTCCACAAAAACGCGGAGTTTGCACAAGAGTATATACAACTACTCCTAAAAAACCAAATTCTGCATTAAGAAAAGTTGCAAGAGTAAGATTAACAAATGGTAACGAAGTTACAGCATATATTCCTGGAGAAGGACACAATTTACAAGAACATTCAATCGTTCTTATTAGAGGCGGAAGAATTAAAGATTTACCTGGAGTAAGATACCACATTATTCGTGGAGCACTGGATACAAGCGGTGTTGATGAAAGAAAAAAAGGAAGATCAAAATACGGTACTAAAAAACCAAAAGCGAAATAA
- the rpoC gene encoding DNA-directed RNA polymerase subunit beta' codes for MRFRNQEAKIKHIDQLTVSLASPDDILSRSHGEVTKPETINYRSFRPEKDGLFCEKIFGPVKDWECACGKYKGIRYKGIVCDRCGVEVILKSVRRERMGHISLAVPVVHIWFFKSLPSKIGNIIGMKTKDLEKIIYYESYAVINPGVTGLNHKDLISEDQYFEILNSLPHDNDSLEDDDPKKFVAKIGGDGVRHLLRGVDVEKTFRELKAELKTETSQQKSADILKRLRVLEAFREYEGKVPNKPEWMVLSVIPVIPPELRPLVPLEGGRFATSDLNDLYRRVIIRNNRLKRLIDIKAPEVILRNEKRMLQESVDALFDNSRRSSAVRSDGNRPLKSLSDMLKGKQGRFRQNLLGKRVDYSGRSVIVVGPELKLHECGLPKDMAVELFKPFIIRKLLDRGYYKTVKSARKAVDRKESIVWDILEKLIVGHPILLNRAPTLHRLGIQAFQPKLIDGKAIQLHPMVCTAFNADFDGDQMAVHVPLSYEAQLEASVLMLSSHNILSPQNGSPIVVPTQDIVLGCYYLTKVRAGAKGEGSMYSSEKEVIIAYNAGELDLHAKIKYKFDGKFIETTTGRVIFNQIVPKEMQFFNELLIKKVFSGFIYKMFIRLGNEVTSKFLDNLKDLGFKYATKAGISISFSDMIVPDEKKTLINDSNKKVTSILDEHEQGLITDAERYNKIIDVWTHTTNDVSKLLMEKIKVDQHGFNSLHMMVDSGARGSQEQVRQLAGMRGLMMKPQKSLTGQSGEIIENPIVANFKEGLSVLEYFISTHGARKGLADTALKTADAGYLTRRLCDVAQDVIISELDCGTIRGVYVSALKDVELEREPLAERIIGRTTQEDVYDPKTDELLIEAGELISEEIAEKIDEANIDSVYIRTVLTCESKRGVCAKCYGRNLTTGNIADIGEAVGIVAAQSIGEPGTQLTLRTFHLGGTSSRIASQSQVESSVDGKVQFDRISYVEKQDFRGVVKVVTGRRGSIGIYDDDNRQIKKYDIPYGSELLVNEGQVVKKRVALYNHDPYNAVILTDVAGRVSFSDFVDNITIQQVADEQTGHVQKVVIESKDKNLTPSIKITAEDGSEKLFNLPTNAYLAIDEGEKVEAGTILAKISKSTSKSRDITGGLPRVTELFEARSPHDPAVVSEIEGIVKFGARKKGSREIIVESFDGSIQKVYNVSYGKHILVQEGDEIPAGEKITDGPIDPHDILKIKGTNAVQEYLVNEIQDVYRLQGVKINDKHIEVIVKQMLQKLQVISSGDTLFIEEDLVNRIKFIEENDKVKSMVVVENPGDSSLMTGDLLTKSKLRELNTELTRKDKGKIEIREAEPATFGNILLGITQAALSTESFLSAASFQETTKVLTNAAISAKVDTLGGLKENVIMGHIIPAGTGLKKYDNIILTVEQENIETENTVEKEQLEV; via the coding sequence ATGAGATTTAGAAATCAAGAAGCTAAAATAAAGCATATTGATCAACTAACAGTAAGTTTAGCAAGTCCGGACGATATACTATCTCGTTCACATGGAGAAGTAACTAAACCGGAAACAATAAATTATAGATCGTTTAGACCCGAAAAAGATGGACTTTTCTGCGAGAAAATTTTTGGACCTGTTAAGGATTGGGAATGTGCTTGCGGAAAATATAAAGGTATTAGATATAAAGGAATAGTTTGCGATCGCTGCGGTGTTGAAGTAATTCTTAAAAGTGTTAGACGCGAAAGAATGGGTCATATTAGTCTTGCGGTTCCGGTTGTTCATATATGGTTTTTCAAATCATTGCCTTCCAAAATTGGAAATATTATTGGAATGAAAACTAAAGATTTAGAAAAAATCATTTATTACGAGTCATATGCCGTAATTAACCCCGGCGTAACAGGATTAAATCATAAGGATTTGATTTCTGAAGACCAATATTTTGAAATTCTTAATTCTTTACCGCATGATAATGATTCATTAGAAGATGATGATCCTAAGAAGTTTGTTGCAAAAATTGGTGGTGACGGAGTCAGACATTTGCTGCGAGGCGTGGATGTTGAAAAAACATTTAGAGAATTAAAAGCTGAGCTTAAAACCGAAACATCACAGCAAAAAAGTGCGGATATTTTAAAAAGACTAAGAGTTTTAGAAGCTTTTAGAGAATATGAAGGCAAAGTTCCAAATAAACCTGAATGGATGGTATTGAGTGTAATTCCTGTTATTCCTCCGGAATTAAGACCATTAGTTCCATTGGAAGGCGGAAGATTTGCTACAAGTGATCTAAATGATCTTTATAGAAGAGTTATTATTAGAAATAACCGTCTTAAGAGATTAATCGATATTAAAGCTCCAGAAGTGATTTTGCGAAATGAAAAAAGAATGCTTCAAGAATCAGTTGATGCTTTGTTCGATAATTCAAGACGTTCAAGCGCTGTAAGAAGCGATGGAAATCGTCCTTTAAAGTCCTTAAGCGATATGCTAAAAGGGAAACAAGGAAGATTTAGACAGAACCTTCTTGGTAAGAGAGTTGATTATTCGGGCCGTTCAGTTATTGTAGTTGGGCCTGAACTAAAACTGCACGAATGCGGTCTTCCTAAAGATATGGCGGTTGAATTATTTAAACCATTCATTATTAGAAAACTGCTTGATAGAGGATATTATAAAACGGTAAAAAGTGCTAGAAAAGCTGTTGATAGAAAAGAATCGATTGTATGGGATATTTTGGAAAAATTAATTGTTGGTCATCCAATATTATTAAACCGTGCTCCAACATTGCATAGACTTGGAATTCAAGCATTCCAGCCAAAATTAATAGATGGTAAAGCCATTCAGCTTCACCCTATGGTTTGTACTGCTTTCAATGCGGATTTTGATGGTGATCAAATGGCCGTGCATGTTCCGCTTTCTTATGAAGCTCAATTGGAAGCTTCAGTTTTAATGCTTTCAAGTCATAATATTTTATCTCCTCAAAACGGAAGTCCGATTGTTGTTCCAACGCAGGATATCGTTTTAGGATGTTACTATCTTACAAAAGTTAGAGCCGGAGCAAAAGGTGAAGGCTCAATGTATAGCAGTGAAAAAGAAGTAATTATTGCTTACAATGCCGGAGAATTGGATCTGCATGCAAAGATCAAATATAAATTTGACGGTAAGTTTATTGAAACAACAACCGGACGTGTAATCTTTAATCAAATTGTTCCAAAAGAAATGCAGTTTTTCAATGAATTATTGATTAAAAAAGTATTCAGCGGTTTTATTTATAAAATGTTTATTAGGTTAGGAAATGAAGTAACATCAAAATTCCTTGATAACTTGAAAGATTTAGGATTTAAGTATGCAACAAAAGCAGGAATTTCAATTAGCTTTAGCGATATGATTGTACCGGATGAAAAGAAAACTTTGATAAATGATTCTAATAAAAAAGTTACATCTATTTTAGATGAACATGAACAAGGTTTGATAACTGATGCTGAAAGATATAATAAAATTATCGACGTTTGGACGCATACTACAAACGATGTAAGTAAATTGTTGATGGAAAAAATCAAAGTAGATCAGCATGGATTTAATTCTCTTCATATGATGGTTGATTCCGGTGCGAGAGGTTCTCAAGAACAGGTTCGTCAGTTGGCTGGAATGAGAGGTTTGATGATGAAACCTCAAAAAAGCTTAACGGGGCAGTCTGGTGAAATTATTGAAAATCCAATTGTAGCAAATTTTAAAGAAGGACTATCCGTTCTCGAGTACTTTATTTCTACCCACGGAGCTAGAAAAGGTTTGGCAGATACTGCATTAAAAACTGCTGACGCGGGTTATTTGACAAGAAGACTTTGCGACGTAGCTCAAGACGTTATTATTTCTGAACTAGATTGCGGTACTATTAGAGGCGTTTATGTTTCAGCATTAAAAGATGTTGAACTTGAACGAGAACCATTAGCAGAAAGAATTATTGGTAGAACAACTCAAGAAGATGTTTATGATCCCAAAACGGATGAATTGTTGATTGAAGCTGGCGAATTAATTTCTGAAGAAATAGCTGAAAAAATAGATGAAGCAAACATTGATTCTGTATATATAAGAACTGTATTAACATGTGAATCTAAACGCGGTGTTTGTGCAAAATGTTACGGAAGAAATTTAACAACGGGAAATATTGCCGATATCGGCGAAGCTGTTGGAATAGTTGCGGCTCAGTCAATCGGTGAACCGGGTACCCAGCTTACATTAAGAACTTTCCACCTTGGCGGTACTTCATCACGTATTGCAAGTCAATCGCAAGTTGAATCAAGTGTTGATGGAAAAGTTCAATTTGATAGAATTAGTTACGTTGAAAAGCAAGATTTTAGAGGAGTTGTTAAAGTTGTTACCGGTCGTAGAGGCTCAATCGGAATTTACGATGATGATAACCGTCAAATAAAGAAATATGATATTCCGTACGGTTCAGAACTGCTCGTTAATGAAGGTCAAGTTGTTAAGAAAAGAGTAGCTCTGTACAATCACGATCCGTATAATGCTGTAATTTTGACTGACGTTGCCGGTAGAGTTTCTTTTTCAGATTTTGTAGATAACATTACAATACAGCAGGTTGCCGATGAACAAACCGGTCACGTTCAAAAAGTTGTAATCGAGTCAAAGGATAAAAATTTAACACCAAGTATTAAAATTACTGCTGAAGACGGAAGTGAAAAGTTATTTAACTTACCGACCAATGCATATTTGGCAATAGATGAAGGTGAAAAAGTTGAAGCCGGTACAATATTGGCAAAAATTTCTAAATCAACTTCAAAATCAAGAGATATCACAGGCGGTTTACCAAGAGTAACAGAACTTTTCGAAGCAAGAAGTCCGCATGATCCGGCAGTAGTTTCGGAAATTGAAGGTATTGTAAAATTCGGAGCAAGAAAAAAAGGATCAAGAGAAATAATAGTAGAATCTTTTGACGGATCTATTCAAAAAGTTTATAATGTTTCTTATGGAAAACATATTTTGGTTCAAGAAGGCGATGAAATACCTGCAGGTGAAAAAATTACCGATGGTCCAATTGATCCGCATGATATTTTGAAAATTAAAGGAACAAATGCGGTTCAGGAATATTTAGTAAATGAAATTCAGGACGTTTACAGGCTTCAGGGTGTTAAAATCAATGATAAGCACATTGAAGTTATAGTAAAACAAATGTTGCAGAAACTGCAAGTTATTTCTTCAGGTGATACATTGTTTATTGAAGAAGATTTAGTCAACAGAATCAAATTTATTGAAGAAAATGATAAAGTGAAATCTATGGTTGTTGTAGAGAATCCTGGTGATTCAAGTTTAATGACTGGCGATTTATTAACAAAGAGTAAATTAAGAGAATTAAATACGGAATTAACGCGTAAAGACAAAGGTAAAATAGAAATAAGAGAAGCTGAACCAGCTACATTTGGAAATATTTTATTAGGAATTACGCAAGCAGCATTATCAACAGAAAGCTTCTTATCAGCGGCATCTTTCCAAGAAACAACCAAAGTGCTCACAAATGCTGCAATTTCTGCTAAAGTCGATACTTTAGGTGGATTAAAAGAAAATGTTATCATGGGTCATATTATACCTGCAGGAACCGGATTGAAGAAATACGATAATATTATTCTAACAGTTGAACAAGAAAATATTGAAACAGAAAACACGGTGGAAAAAGAGCAATTAGAAGTGTAA